A genomic window from Enoplosus armatus isolate fEnoArm2 chromosome 18, fEnoArm2.hap1, whole genome shotgun sequence includes:
- the auh gene encoding methylglutaconyl-CoA hydratase, mitochondrial, translating to MAVLLGRTALWHAFRVQAAAAAVSAGSGPYALSAKVSPPPRPGGHGVAVTRRYSSDSKDDLRVRYLDGEDAGIVVVGINRPKAKNAISKNLVNMMFEAVEDLKKNNKVRSVILCSLVPGIFCAGADLKERAKMHQSEVGPFVSKARALITELGNLPIPTIAAIDGAALGGGLEMALACDIRIASNTAKMGLVEAKLAIIPGAGGTQRLPRVIGVSLAKELIFAARVVDGTEAHRLSLVSHSVEQNKSGDAAYLRALELAREINPQGPIAIRMAKLAINQGIEVDLSTGLAIEEACYAQVIPTKDRLEGLAAFKEKRRPHFKGE from the exons ATGGCGGTGTTGTTGGGACGCACAGCCCTGTGGCATGCCTTCCGCGTgcaggcggcggcggcggccgTGTCCGCCGGCTCCGGACCGTACGCTCTCTCCGCCAAAGTGTCGCCTCCTCCTCGCCCGGGCGGCCACGGAGTAGCGGTCACACGGCGCTACAGCTCCGACTCGAAGGACGACCTGCGCGTCAGGTACCTGGACGGAGAGGACGCCG GTATCGTCGTCGTCGGGATAAATCGGCCTAAAGCCAAGAACGCCATAAGCAAAAACCTGGTCAATATG ATGTTTGAGGCTGTGGAGGATCTCAAGAAGAATAACAAAGTGCGCAGCGTCATTTTATGTAGTTTGGTTCCGGGGATTTTCTGTGCAG GTGCGGACCTGAAGGAGAGGGCCAAGATGCACCAGAGCGAAGTGGGACCATTTGTGTCCAAAGCGAGGGCGCTCATCACAGAGCTGG GTAACCTGCCGATACCAACGATCGCCGCAATTGACGGGGCTGCCTTGGGCGGAGGCTTGGAAATGGCTCTCGCTTGTGACATCAGAATTGCCT CCAATACTGCGAAAATGGGACTAGTTGAGGCCAAACTTGCGATTATCCCTGGAGCAG GCGGCACGCAGCGTCTCCCCAGGGTCATTGGCGTCTCTCTTGCCAAGGAGCTCATCTTTGCCGCCCGGGTGGTGGATGGAACGGAGGCGCATCGCCTGTCCCTCGTCAGTCATTCCGTGGAGCAGAATAAGAGTGGAGACGCCGCCTACCTGCGGGCTCTGGAGCTCGCCCGCGAGATCAACCCTCAG GGTCCAATTGCAATAAGGATGGCTAAACTGGCGATCAACCAGGGGATTGAG GTGGATTTATCTACAGGTCTGGCTATTGAAGAGGCGTGCTACGCCCAG GTGATACCGACTAAAGACCGATTGGAGGGTTTGGCCGCATTCAAGGAGAAGAGGCGCCCTCACTTCAAGGGGGAGTGA
- the nfil3 gene encoding nuclear factor interleukin-3-regulated protein produces the protein MQSIKQEVASSESYSGEDALVLAVALQGANRDLVGHKISAIPFKGKGTCRRKREFIPEEKKDNLYWERRRKNNEAAKRSREKRRINDMVLENKLMALGEENASLKAELLSLKLKFGLVSSATYAQEVQKLSSSTAVDLYQELVPPSAGQGSSSRDLESLHLRSSCISVIKHSPHMPETCNATQGSFGICRAAEVKQEPAENGSYAQERSSPYELYTNYMASPLSRVYSQPASFLHITRSSSNSPRSSDDGAVSKSSDGEDEQQVPKGLMPSVADPRSVIVSTHKVPDASSSALPHKLRIKARTIQVKVEAIDPEYESSGKSSSPISMSEGVCHRTTRDPSEYTQSSPCPLSLQVTNMQDWAHRSEQWHKSGAETQQRSPFSNQTAAAVKEPSYAHSDAEDLYLKQGLADLSTKVASLKKLIAAQQKSVIESTNSTADHHESSARGSSSE, from the coding sequence ATGCAATCAATCAAGCAAGAAGTGGCCTCCAGTGAGTCATACAGTGGAGAGGATGCCTTGGTCCTGGCTGTGGCTTTACAGGGGGCCAACAGAGACCTGGTGGGCCACAAAATCTCTGCAATCCCGTTCAAGGGTAAAGGCACCTGTCGCAGGAAAAGGGAGTTCATcccagaggagaagaaggacaaTCTTTACTGGGAGAGGCGGCGCAAAAACAACGAGGCGGCCAAACGCTCCAGGGAGAAGCGGCGCATAAACGATATGGTGCTTGAGAACAAGCTGATGGCCCTCGGAGAGGAAAACGCCTCCCTCAAGGCCGAGCTGCTGTCACTGAAACTGAAGTTTGGCCTGGTGAGCTCGGCAACGTACGCTCAAGAAGTCCAGAAGCTGTCCAGCTCCACCGCAGTCGACCTCTACCAGGAGCTTGTTCCGCCCAGTGCTGGCCAGGGTTCTTCCAGTAGGGATTTGGAGAGTCTTCACCTGCGCAGCAGCTGCATATCGGTCATCAAACATTCACCACACATGCCAGAGACATGTAACGCAACTCAGGGTAGCTTTGGTATCTGCAGGGCTGCAGAGGTCAAACAAGAACCAGCAGAGAATGGCAGCTATGCACAGGAGAGGAGTAGTCCCTATGAACTCTATACAAACTACATGGCCAGTCCCCTGTCGAGAGTCTACTCCCAGCCTGCTTCATTCCTGCATATCACCAGATCATCCAGCAACTCCCCCAGGAGCTCAGATGACGGTGCTGTAAGCAAATCATCCGATGGTGAGGACGAGCAGCAGGTCCCCAAAGGTTTGATGCCGTCTGTAGCTGATCCAAGAAGTGTAATTGTCTCCACACACAAAGTGCCAGATGCCAGTTCTTCAGCTTTGCCCCATAAACTGCGGATCAAAGCCAGAACCATCCAAGTCAAAGTGGAGGCCATTGACCCTGAATACGAGTCTTCTGGAAAGTCCTCCTCTCCCATCAGCATGTCAGAGGGAGTGTGCCACCGGACCACTCGGGACCCTTCAGAGTACACCCAGTCCTCCCCGTGCCCTTTGTCATTACAGGTCACCAACATGCAAGACTGGGCCCACCGGTCGGAGCAGTGGCATAAAAGCGGCGCAGAAACGCAGCAGAGGAGCCCCTTCTCGAACCAAACTGCCGCGGCCGTGAAAGAGCCGTCCTATGCACACTCCGATGCCGAGGACTTGTATCTAAAACAGGGCCTCGCCGACCTGTCCACAAAAGTGGCCTCTCTGAAAAAACTGATCGCAGCACAGCAGAAGTCTGTGATAGAGTCAACCAATAGCACCGCTGATCATCATGAGTCGTCAGCAAGAGGCAGTTCCTCTGAATGa